In a single window of the Pontibacter russatus genome:
- a CDS encoding baseplate J/gp47 family protein, with protein sequence MIEDCKELTHPFQNDPGVSQRQRMMDDLLSGPAQVDGRTLADLLDYFAQLSRHVNFYDSDLSVSDWQPFFQKSIPFSLAAISKYKQDTVTEKLAAYRRLFQKAPAPAGLQLLVHYVFHRLLNSINTWHQQVQGSGLPVTFALENLIKDKLRYPAKAFITYANAAVKWYCIKPLNWQPLAANEVWGLDVADLYTSDASFRSRGNTSREKITALYQLVYELVPAFLDVIRVVAGAAALSIEQSLLPLKEELRQNHPPHLALLFSFLKLFRYLQDDLNTFTKKHLDFFYKQVLQLKPQEATPDKAFLIFDIQKQLNNYLLQKGLLVKDGKDNNKAELFFALDDEIVVNKTQVAEKLTLFLHNQTAYKTTYLEGVYMAPDAGKADGLEKDFDDAGTSSFATLGAKDSKYVDPESKYIKPHPNARLGFILASPVLLLNEGKRTITITLACELNQNICADLSMSEDASSSCCEDELVISAAPAEAENNYPAFAPAQDFYEKVATTFNTRYYYISQELISKAKKKGIGAALTDRLLQLISFKRKLCYCETEELGYERIIPATGTTEDPGFEDIFSEAERVMLADFFKPRRALHVLFSGEKEWLEPSSLSKITLSPAALPLSHQFKITIEAVLEPDKPAVTFYDKDKLKEDFNTALPLVKIELDDKIKLWQEISSQPATCCLEKELQEENLPVSLYHFFRNVTVKDSDLHQTSIAVQVCEFKNIVVQNDESLQDVNAPIYPFGTRPSIPDFDVVNPVDPPLANPNLIGPSFYIGSNEVFCKKWGAIRININWKDKPSDFRDYYKAYVIEDVAAQVFGLDQNEFKIRLSVLQNKNWSAEAADRKLFDMTPPAPLPPLFPGGPVLCEYGDKYEQSIVLDATAFPAQDFCISPNQGNALDVQTRNGFLKMNLRNQDFLHKDYAFVLARQMMALGRYPDAILEGAVYKKEGDTVLVFRSLGKTIVELKDDIFSTKDSADLLKSKIDDLNTTFDAAIDFPPPLSTINNAERDSLIPLVHDSKSLSDDTRQQAADTKDKLSDLQSVLDIFDIFTGEIVKPLTVLIPNEPWTPVIREISIDYTATATITDIELIHLYPFAGTFMPEELELQPTLLPTFCDEGTLLLGLRHLVPGSNVNILFQMAEATADSESGREEVGWAYLDNNQWKALRPGFEVLEDGTNDLTTSGIVKLALPANITSDNTILPKGLHWIKAAAPKNSRSVSETIGIHTQAIQVTFAKEAANDPLRLEQALPAGSIAKLKEADVAIKKVEQPYNSFGGRVPEAEGHFYVRVSELLRHKGRAIQKFDYERLALEAFPQLYKVKCINHSFALDAHIYFNDFPVAPGYVLLAVIPDLNRIKAAQSFEPRVPVSLLESIEAYLRQRTSPFVRLRVMNPRYERVHFCLKVKLYQGRDQNFYKEKLKQDVREFLAPWAIGQYDKLTFGQCLYNSDIIRFLETRDYLDYVLELLYWHESEPQPGKSAAECVAPLLQPVCPRTPRSILIAGDIDVCIQQKDCDEWQQREPCDHTKVLLADYCKK encoded by the coding sequence ATGATAGAGGATTGCAAAGAACTGACACATCCTTTTCAGAACGACCCCGGAGTAAGCCAGCGCCAACGGATGATGGACGATCTGTTGTCGGGACCTGCACAGGTAGATGGCCGAACCCTGGCCGACCTGCTGGATTACTTCGCGCAGCTTTCCCGTCATGTCAACTTCTACGATTCCGATTTGTCGGTCAGCGACTGGCAACCGTTCTTTCAGAAGAGCATTCCTTTCTCGCTGGCAGCCATAAGTAAGTACAAGCAGGACACAGTAACCGAAAAGCTGGCGGCTTACCGAAGACTCTTCCAAAAGGCCCCTGCCCCTGCGGGCCTGCAGCTACTGGTACACTACGTTTTCCACCGCCTCCTGAACAGCATCAATACCTGGCACCAACAGGTACAGGGAAGCGGGTTGCCGGTAACCTTTGCGCTTGAGAACCTGATCAAGGACAAACTGCGCTATCCCGCCAAGGCATTCATCACCTATGCCAACGCAGCCGTCAAGTGGTACTGCATCAAACCCCTGAACTGGCAACCCTTAGCCGCGAACGAAGTGTGGGGGCTTGATGTGGCGGATTTGTATACGTCAGATGCAAGTTTCAGAAGCAGGGGAAACACCAGCAGGGAAAAGATAACGGCGCTCTATCAGTTGGTATATGAGCTTGTGCCTGCCTTCCTGGATGTCATCCGCGTGGTTGCCGGTGCCGCCGCCCTGAGTATCGAGCAAAGCCTGCTGCCCCTCAAAGAAGAGCTCCGCCAGAACCACCCGCCGCACCTGGCACTTCTATTCTCTTTCCTGAAGCTGTTCCGGTATCTGCAGGACGACCTGAACACCTTCACCAAAAAGCACCTCGACTTCTTTTACAAGCAGGTGCTGCAGCTGAAGCCGCAGGAGGCCACCCCCGATAAAGCGTTCCTGATCTTCGATATACAAAAACAACTGAATAACTACCTGCTGCAAAAAGGCTTGTTGGTAAAAGACGGGAAAGACAATAACAAGGCAGAGCTCTTCTTTGCGCTGGATGATGAGATAGTAGTGAACAAAACGCAGGTCGCTGAGAAGCTGACGCTTTTTCTCCACAACCAAACAGCCTACAAAACCACTTATTTGGAGGGGGTATATATGGCCCCCGACGCTGGCAAGGCCGACGGATTGGAAAAAGACTTTGATGACGCCGGCACCAGCAGCTTCGCTACACTGGGAGCCAAAGACAGCAAATACGTCGATCCAGAAAGCAAATACATCAAACCACATCCGAATGCCCGCCTGGGTTTCATACTGGCCTCGCCGGTTTTACTTCTGAACGAGGGGAAAAGAACCATCACCATAACACTGGCATGTGAGCTAAACCAAAACATATGCGCAGATTTAAGCATGAGCGAAGACGCCTCTTCTTCCTGCTGCGAAGATGAGCTTGTTATATCCGCTGCACCGGCGGAAGCGGAGAACAATTACCCGGCATTTGCTCCTGCACAGGACTTTTATGAGAAAGTTGCCACAACTTTTAATACCCGCTATTACTACATCAGCCAGGAACTGATTAGCAAAGCGAAGAAAAAGGGCATTGGCGCGGCCCTTACGGATAGGCTGCTTCAATTAATTTCCTTCAAAAGGAAATTATGCTACTGCGAGACGGAGGAGCTAGGATATGAACGCATTATCCCGGCCACCGGCACCACGGAAGATCCCGGCTTTGAAGATATCTTCAGCGAAGCAGAGAGAGTTATGCTTGCTGATTTTTTTAAGCCCCGGAGGGCGCTGCATGTCCTGTTCAGCGGAGAAAAAGAATGGCTGGAACCGAGCAGCCTAAGCAAGATCACCCTTTCGCCAGCAGCCCTGCCCCTCAGCCATCAATTTAAAATTACCATTGAGGCGGTGCTGGAGCCGGATAAACCTGCTGTCACGTTCTATGACAAGGACAAACTGAAAGAGGATTTTAACACCGCTTTGCCGCTCGTAAAAATCGAGCTCGACGATAAAATCAAACTGTGGCAGGAGATCTCCTCCCAACCCGCCACTTGCTGCCTTGAGAAGGAACTCCAGGAAGAAAACCTGCCGGTATCGCTTTACCACTTTTTCAGGAATGTCACCGTCAAAGACAGCGATCTGCATCAGACAAGCATTGCGGTACAGGTCTGTGAGTTCAAAAATATTGTAGTGCAGAACGACGAGAGCCTGCAGGATGTGAATGCTCCTATATACCCGTTTGGCACACGGCCTTCCATCCCCGATTTTGATGTGGTCAACCCCGTTGACCCACCCCTTGCAAACCCAAACCTTATTGGCCCCAGTTTTTATATCGGTTCAAATGAAGTGTTTTGTAAAAAATGGGGTGCCATCAGGATAAACATCAACTGGAAGGACAAGCCTTCTGACTTCCGGGACTACTACAAGGCATATGTCATTGAAGATGTAGCAGCACAGGTCTTTGGGTTAGATCAGAATGAGTTCAAGATAAGGCTCTCGGTCCTTCAAAACAAAAACTGGTCAGCAGAAGCCGCTGACCGGAAGCTTTTCGATATGACTCCCCCTGCGCCGCTGCCTCCCCTTTTTCCCGGCGGACCCGTGCTCTGTGAGTATGGCGACAAGTATGAGCAAAGTATAGTACTGGACGCAACGGCTTTTCCAGCCCAGGACTTTTGCATTAGCCCAAACCAGGGCAATGCCCTGGATGTGCAAACCCGCAATGGGTTCCTGAAGATGAACCTGCGGAACCAGGACTTTCTGCACAAGGATTATGCTTTTGTGCTGGCCAGGCAGATGATGGCCTTGGGGAGATACCCGGATGCGATACTGGAAGGTGCCGTTTACAAGAAAGAAGGTGACACGGTATTGGTCTTCAGAAGCCTGGGAAAAACAATTGTAGAGCTGAAAGACGATATTTTCAGCACAAAAGATTCAGCAGACCTGTTAAAAAGCAAAATAGATGATCTGAACACCACCTTCGATGCCGCCATCGACTTTCCCCCACCCTTGTCCACCATCAATAATGCAGAAAGGGATTCCCTTATACCCTTAGTCCATGACAGCAAGTCGCTCTCGGACGACACGCGCCAGCAAGCGGCTGACACCAAAGACAAGCTGTCGGACCTGCAGTCTGTGCTCGATATATTCGACATTTTTACTGGTGAGATTGTAAAGCCGCTAACCGTATTAATCCCTAACGAACCCTGGACGCCCGTGATCAGGGAAATATCGATCGACTATACCGCGACCGCTACGATCACTGACATCGAGCTCATCCATTTATATCCCTTTGCAGGAACCTTTATGCCTGAAGAGTTGGAGTTGCAGCCCACGCTCTTACCCACTTTCTGCGACGAGGGGACACTGTTGCTGGGCCTGCGGCACCTGGTGCCGGGCAGCAACGTGAACATTCTTTTCCAGATGGCCGAAGCCACGGCAGACTCCGAGTCGGGAAGAGAGGAAGTGGGCTGGGCCTATCTCGACAACAACCAGTGGAAGGCGCTGCGCCCCGGCTTTGAGGTGCTGGAAGACGGCACCAACGACCTCACGACCTCGGGTATCGTAAAGCTTGCGCTGCCCGCCAACATCACCAGCGACAACACCATCCTCCCCAAAGGCCTGCATTGGATAAAAGCGGCTGCTCCAAAAAACAGCCGCTCTGTCAGCGAAACTATAGGTATACACACGCAGGCCATACAAGTCACTTTCGCAAAGGAAGCGGCCAATGATCCTCTCAGGTTGGAGCAGGCGCTGCCCGCTGGATCCATTGCAAAACTGAAAGAGGCTGACGTGGCCATTAAAAAAGTGGAGCAGCCCTACAACTCCTTCGGTGGCCGCGTGCCAGAGGCAGAAGGGCACTTTTATGTCAGGGTAAGCGAGCTGCTGCGGCATAAAGGGAGGGCCATTCAGAAATTCGACTATGAACGCCTTGCACTGGAAGCGTTCCCGCAACTGTACAAGGTGAAGTGCATCAACCACAGCTTTGCCTTAGATGCCCATATATACTTCAATGATTTCCCGGTGGCGCCAGGCTACGTGTTGCTGGCGGTAATCCCGGACCTCAACCGGATCAAGGCTGCGCAAAGTTTTGAACCCCGGGTGCCCGTGAGCCTGCTGGAAAGTATCGAAGCGTACCTGCGTCAGCGCACCTCACCTTTTGTGCGCCTGCGGGTCATGAACCCGCGGTATGAGCGGGTTCATTTTTGCCTGAAGGTAAAGCTGTACCAGGGCAGAGATCAGAACTTCTACAAGGAAAAGCTGAAGCAGGATGTGCGGGAGTTTCTGGCTCCCTGGGCAATCGGACAGTATGACAAGCTCACCTTCGGACAATGCCTGTACAACTCCGACATCATCCGCTTCCTGGAAACCCGTGATTACCTGGATTATGTGCTGGAACTTCTCTACTGGCATGAATCGGAGCCGCAACCAGGTAAAAGTGCTGCGGAGTGCGTGGCCCCGCTGCTGCAGCCGGTTTGCCCCAGAACGCCGCGCTCCATCCTGATTGCCGGCGATATAGATGTTTGCATCCAACAGAAGGACTGTGATGAGTGGCAGCAGCGTGAGCCCTGTGACCATACCAAAGTGCTGCTCGCAGATTATTGCAAAAAGTAA
- a CDS encoding contractile injection system tape measure protein: MRARQHIIRKQTIALQLSKKADAFEMQQLMHSHYWRSIVPTLERLFDEVCPEGETLCIDSLEINLGNLPAKEMHSQQWGEALLSGIAAQVYKKLSAGAAGPKATVRLQTNAASAVQQWLSYMRNGYLPWNALYINDASKQQVLQALEKDAAGVSQLRTMLLKNDRAADRVAAQHGEGFLQHLVETLTSARHPRLGSLLYELELIWKQLRKSHDRKFLINPGSGTSLWKQTLQAAAALPNADTNVLSQHVLDRCTTLSSLKTVLPSLEGLLPHLSPLLEKWAAANTSFKDDITRPIQFKPKPADFPANLREVPDEVLADEAADSERKLLKEEGIFVQHAGLVLLHPFLSTFFNRLQLTHQGSFTDSKTQQKALYLLHYLATGEKTAEEYELVVPKVLCAYQLQQPVSKKISLLEHETEEADQLLQEAIRQWQVLKNTSPAGLQETFLQRRGKLLSKNETLCLQLEAGAMDVLLDYLPWNLSILKLPWMKSLLHVEWR, from the coding sequence ATGAGAGCCAGGCAACATATAATCCGGAAGCAGACGATAGCGCTGCAGCTGAGCAAAAAGGCTGACGCTTTTGAGATGCAGCAGCTGATGCACAGCCATTACTGGCGCAGCATCGTGCCCACCCTCGAAAGGCTTTTCGATGAAGTGTGCCCGGAGGGAGAAACCTTGTGCATCGACAGCCTGGAAATTAACCTGGGTAACCTCCCGGCAAAGGAAATGCACAGCCAACAGTGGGGCGAGGCGTTGCTTTCCGGTATAGCCGCGCAGGTATATAAAAAGTTAAGCGCTGGCGCAGCCGGGCCAAAGGCTACAGTACGGCTGCAGACAAACGCCGCGAGCGCCGTCCAGCAGTGGCTATCCTATATGCGAAACGGCTACCTGCCCTGGAATGCCCTATATATAAACGATGCCTCAAAACAGCAGGTGCTGCAGGCACTTGAAAAGGATGCCGCAGGTGTAAGTCAGCTAAGAACGATGCTGCTGAAAAATGATAGGGCCGCGGACAGAGTGGCCGCGCAGCACGGGGAGGGCTTCCTGCAGCATCTCGTAGAAACCCTGACCTCAGCCCGTCACCCCAGGCTGGGCTCGCTGCTATATGAGTTGGAACTGATATGGAAGCAGTTGCGCAAATCCCATGACAGAAAATTTTTAATAAACCCGGGAAGTGGAACATCGCTTTGGAAACAGACCCTTCAGGCAGCTGCAGCCTTGCCGAATGCCGACACGAACGTGCTGAGCCAACACGTCCTGGATCGCTGTACTACTCTTTCTTCGCTAAAGACTGTGTTGCCCTCTTTAGAAGGCCTGTTACCGCACCTTTCCCCTCTGTTGGAAAAATGGGCAGCAGCCAACACTTCCTTCAAAGACGATATAACACGCCCCATCCAATTTAAACCAAAGCCAGCTGATTTTCCTGCAAACCTTCGGGAAGTACCGGACGAAGTTCTGGCAGATGAAGCGGCGGACAGCGAACGGAAACTTTTAAAAGAAGAAGGCATTTTTGTACAGCATGCCGGTCTTGTTTTGCTTCACCCCTTTCTGAGCACCTTCTTTAACCGGCTGCAACTGACGCATCAGGGCTCTTTTACAGACAGTAAAACGCAGCAAAAAGCGCTTTATCTGTTACATTACCTGGCCACCGGAGAAAAGACAGCAGAGGAATATGAGTTGGTTGTCCCCAAGGTGCTGTGCGCTTACCAACTGCAGCAGCCGGTATCAAAAAAGATAAGTTTATTGGAACATGAAACAGAGGAAGCCGATCAGCTGCTGCAGGAGGCGATACGGCAGTGGCAGGTTCTGAAAAATACTTCCCCAGCTGGCTTGCAGGAAACATTTCTGCAGCGCAGGGGCAAGCTGCTCAGCAAAAACGAAACCCTCTGCCTGCAGCTGGAGGCGGGTGCCATGGATGTGCTGCTCGATTACCTGCCCTGGAACCTGAGCATCCTGAAGCTGCCCTGGATGAAAAGTCTGCTGCATGTGGAGTGGAGATAA